GAATTTCCACTTGAACAAGGTAACCACCAAGGTTTTCAAACCCCGTagggggtgagcattcggtgggtttggttttgaaccgaactgaactgaataaattgaaaaccaaaattttggtatttataaaaatcaaatcgaattgattttggtcaaaaattgaatcgaatcgaaccagtctgattcgatttagtttgaatttttaataaattttttattttttatattttatttttaaaatttaattgaaatattttaattttaacatgatttaatttctcaatattattgaaaataatatactattatcactaatcggttcgatttgattttttaatttttttctgatcaaaatcgaaccgaaccaaaataatcaaaatttttgaaattaaaaactgaaccaaaatgaataaaaaatcaaatcgaatttttaaattaattgagttcgatcgattttttggGTTTGAACTGAATACTGATCGCCCCTAATCCGCTTAGTCACTGAAATGGTAAAAAGCCGAAAGTTAAAGTTTAAGGTTGAACTGAAGTAGAACTaggatttaaaattatataacatacgaaaaagtgaaaaattttatgaagtttttattgtataaaagataaaatataaaataatttaataattcaacatagcatattgaaaaaataaattattaacattattaattatttaaattgtaaGTGAGTgaaattaaagtttttattttttttttcatttttctttaacAAAAAGTAATAGTTTTTGGTTAGtggttattaattattttttattgatataatataatttaataaacgaAATAGTGCCGGTTCACTGAAATTGAGTATTTATAAGTTAAACCGGACTGGAATAGATTCTGGTTAAACCGGACTGGACCACATTCCAGTTCTGGATTAAATCAGTCCATCTTGCTGGTCCAGTTCAGGTTTAACAACCATGCTAGCTATATTAATATAGTTGAGGTTCGTACCTCAGCATCTAGACCAAAAGGATTCTTCCTGATGACTTCCTTTAGATGTGCCCTCTCTAAAGCCTCCCACAAGTCCGCATCATTGTGTTCGCTAAATGGATCAAGATTAAACCTCACAGTtcctagaaaaaataaaaataattagaagtTGCCTGCATCTTTATAGTTAATCCAAAACAAGAAGCATGGTAAATTTCACTCATAATGACTAGCTGAAAGTGGATTAAGAACCTATGCTTACAAATTATTTGTTTGTTATAAGCGAGTTTTCAGGTGGAAGACAATAGTGGATTAAAATCAGGATTAATCTGTGAGGCAATGTATCAGTAAACTTTACTGCAAATTGATATTATTGAAAGATTTGCTAAatcaaataattcaaatttaaattattgttttgatTTGTTATGATTTTAAGTTAAGATTAAGATTGTTTATGATCTTTTAGATTTTTCAGTTATATTTtgctatataaaattataagacaGTTCAGTCTCAATCATAATTTTTGTTTTCCTATCCTCCCCAAAACCAACAGACTGCAAAAAGTGCTAGTGGAAGCTAAAACAAGAAAATCTAGTTATGAATTTGTCAAAGTACCTGAAAAAAGAACTGGAGATTGTGGTATGATACTAAGGGCTTTCCTCAAATCTGTCAGTCCAAACTTAGAAACATCACATCCATCAATGATGATTTCTCCTCTTTCCAGTTCGACAATCCGGAACAATGCATTGAACATGCTAGATTTCCCTGCTCCAGTTCTTCCCACTATTCCTAGCTTCTCACTTGGTGAAACTGCGAAGGACAATCCATGCAAGACTGGAGGAAGTTCAGGTCTATAACGCAAAACAATATCCCTAAACTTAATTGATCCTGAAGCAGGCCATGCTGATGGAGGACGATTACTCTCAATTATAGTTGGTGCTTCAGAAGGCAAGTCTATATAAGTCCCAACACGCTCAACGGAATTGAAACTATTTTCTGCGCGACTTGCTTGTCTAAGAACACCACTCAATAGATTGGTAATATTCAGGGTGTAACTGAGAAGTAGACCCATAGTAGATGCAAAGGCCACCTGGTTATCTGTTCTGCTATTCTGCAATACTGCAAATGTTGCAGTCAACCAAATCATTATCCCTCCTAATGATTCCAATCTTATGGTGAGCCAACGATTTGAACTGATATTCACAAGTGTGAATCTGATGTTATTGTCCATAGACTTCCCACTGATGTTGGCCATTCGATCATATGCTTTGTATGCACGGATACTCGATAAGCCATTTAATGCTTCTCCAAATTGTGCATAAACCGGAGATCTAGTGATGGAATCCAAACGTTTCACTTCACGAGACGTAGTCTGTACAACATACATGATCATAACTAATGCTTGTACTTGAGCAAAGACTTAGTgtcaatatattaaaaacattaGATTATTCCATGTCATGGAAATAGATGCTTATAGAAACTGATTGCAGGGaagtaaaatttaataagattaAGAAAGCAGACAAACTATTTTCTCTCTCTGTCTTCCTCCCTCCTCAATAACTGCTCTCAGTTGAGTCTATATCAATTATGTTGAACATAAATTCAATCCTTTTGTGATTCTTTAACATAAACTAAAAAGAGAAAGTTAAAGTGTATTATAAATAGAACAATCTGCATGATTGTGTCTATGTTGTCAGGATATGGTGTTCAATCAACACCGTTCAACATTGAGTTTCAGAAGGACATCCTACGTCCACTGCAGTGGTCTATCATCCATTTAATTGCCAATATAAGTACGGTAATCCATACGGAAAGTTATAATCTATACGAGTGTGTATGATTGTGTCTTTTCTTAAGTGAAATCCTAGGAATTGACAGCTTCAAATTTCTTAAGAGCCAAGTCAGCTTATTTATAATTTCTGCAGAGAGAAACTAGAAACACAAAAGGCTGAATTAGGTGAGATGACTTGTGACATGTTAACGAGCAAAAGAACAGAAACCAAATAAATGAACGCTGCAAAGTGAATATCAATCTGATGTACACATTATGTTTGTATTACTTGGTATACCTGGTAGTATAGATAGGCTGCATAAAATAAGATGAGAAGTGGCATTATCGCCCACAGGGATATTGTGCTCACGATGCCAATCAGCACGAATGTGGAAAGCAGCTGCCAGACTTGGTTCAGAAACATATTTGCAAAACCGGCAACATTGCGATCTATTTCACCTAGATCTTTGGCAAACCTATTGATTATCCTTCCTGTTGGGTTAGTGTGGAAGAATAGCATAGGAGCTCGTAGGATTGAATCTAGCATGGAATCATGCAGTCTTTTGGCTGCACGAAGACTTGAACTGATCAACCAAAAAGAGTTTAGCAGTGTCACTGTTACCTGAAACAGAAATATAGAGCAAACCTTTAAAATCTGAAGAAAATGCTCATTCTTACTTTATTCCcttgtttttgtttttccttGATTCTACATTTATTCTATGACTATTGTAAGggtaaaaacaaaataatgaatttagcttCTTTTTTCTGTAGAAACCTAAAAAAATGACACCCCATTCCAAACAAAGATGGCAAGACAATTGTCACCGTGTCAAGGCATTTTTCATGTAACTCATTCTTTTGGTATAACATAATCatatagattaaattattcTTCTAAATCATAGGAAAAAAGACCTCAAGTTCTTTGAATGACTATGCATAAGGTTGAAAACTTGGCATAGGAGCAAATGAAGATCATAATATAAACCAACAGTAGACATACCTGACCAAGTGATAGAAGTGCATAAACGAAAATGTAGAATCCTGGCCTGTAACCTTCTGTAGTGCTTTGATCTGTCCAAAAGCTTAGCCATGAACTACTTGAAACTCGAAGAACTTCAGTTGATAAATAGAATACAAATAATATCATAACCACCCACGTTCCTCCTAATGAATTATTATACCTGAAAATGTACAAATAAATGCATAAATATGCATAGAATCTGACAAATTAATGCATTCTGAATCTAGGATAAGAGATTAATGCAGCATCTTATTAGCTCCATAAATGAAAAGGTGATATTTATCcacagaagaaggcaaggataAGGCTCTTCTAGAAAGTGCAAATTGTGGGGAAGTGAAAGACAAGAAAACAGGAATATGGAAAAGAAGTTCCAGATTTCTATTTAAGGAAGGCGGGGTTTTTACCAAACTTCATTTAATCAACCGCAATTAAGGGGCGAGGTATTGTAAAGTAGTCACTACTTGAGGCACAGAAGACACCTCATACGGCTCCTTGAAGgccataaataaatttaaggatcaggtcaaattatttattttatgtcttCTGACCAACAGCTGATCCACAGAAAGACATTGAAGTGTTGATGTCAGCCAGTTCATAATAAAAAAACCTTCATTAATTACATTTGTATcgcaaaagaaaaatgaaactaGATTAACAATATCTTGACATTGGTAATTTGGTTCCAAACAAAATGAAGAAAGCAAAGCAACAGAGATAACTTACCCcgtttccaaaaaaaaaagccaCCAAAATATTCATGCACACTAAAAAAAATGAAGGGATCTTGCATGATGGAATTCTCCAAGacaaaacatttaaaaacacaTGTTACTTGTATGTGCACATGAAATGCATATATTTAACATTTGGGTAGCTCTTGTAGAGTTTCATGTTTGTGACTAATGAGTGTAAAAACAAGTAATGGTCATTGCTAATAACCATGCTATTAAATTAGTTTCATCTCGAGTTCCACTTGAACAGTTACACCGACATTGTCCACTAAATTTCCTGACCATGTTACTGGAGCAACAAAGACACTAAGTCTGATAAATAAATATGCATATGAAAAAACCCATTCTTTTGACCAAATGGAGACAGTTTTGGCAATAAGCTAAAAATGGCGATGTCAGAGCACATATAAACATTTGTAAGATAAGTTACACAGAGGGTCTTTATTCTATGGTGTCACGAGGAAACATTTGTGGCCCTAGGCACCTAGAGGTACTTTTGGAAGAGGTCACATGTTCAATAGTTAAGCCCTTCCTCTAAAACTCCGCCTTCTCCCTCACCAAGACAACCACAGAAAGGAATAGTAAAAAGTgtagaattattttataaagCATGAGCCTGAAAATAATGTCCTAGATTACCTCATCAAAACCTTCCAACTTACAACACctgtttctctttcttcttgCTTGACAAGCACAGACTTCCTTCCTTTCCCTTTTTTTGTGTATCCTCCATTTTGTGAAAATTCATTCAGCTCATCAGTTGCTGGTTGTGAATTTTTCAGGTCAAGACGTGTGCTGTCTTCTTTTCCTTCTGCTGCTTGTTCCATTTCTTCCATTTTCCCAGCATTTTCCATCAACTTTTGGAACAACTTGCCACTCTTAGAGAGTTCCTCAAAGGTTCCTTCCTCTTTAATTGTACCCTCACTGACCAGAATAATCCTATCCACCTGTGGAAGAAAATGTAGCTGGTTCGTAACAAGGACTCTAGTTTTTCCTCGCAATGCTTCCTTGATACAGCTGTTAAAAACCTGGAAATAAATTGAGGTTAGACCGGTCCTAAGCTTTCAAAAGATTTTACTTCGAAAGCCAAGATGGTGAACCAGTTTTGAGTCTGTTgacttgaaaaaattattaaacaaaAGAAATCTCTTTCAGATCAACAGTCATCATATTGAATCATTATGCTCATAATCCTGAATAATGTAAAGGCCACCACAGAATGTAGCAAAAACAACATTGCTCATCAAGATAAACCTGAGATGAGCTTACAAATTTTAGGATGATCTAATACCTTCCGACCAACATGAGCATCTAGAGCACTTAAAGGGTCATCAAATATGTATACATCTGAATTTGAGTAGACAGCCCTAGCCATGGAAACTCTTTGCTTTTGCCCACCACTAATGTTGACACCTCTTTCACCTATCTCTGTGAGGTCACGGCCCTACAAAGCAATTATGAGGTGATAGTCAAGGAGATAACCCAAATTGAATAAAAACTATGACGGTAACACAAATACACGAATCCACTTAACTGGAAGTAAGTCAAGATCATGATGTAATGCTGTTACATCAATAGCTTGCCAATATCTTGTGGGTTGAAACTCAGATCCAAATAGTATGTTGTCACGCACCTGTGAGAATGAATTTCTAGATCAGAAATAGACACAATTGTAATTGAGAATCATTAGAATAACAATAAAGTTGCAGAGCAACACTGGTAGAAAAGAGATCAAAATTGAAACATAGAAGTGGACTCAACTCACAGTTGCATTGAAGATCCATGAAACTTGAGGAACATAGGCTACAGTTCCTCTAACAATGACACTGGTGTTTGCCAAAGAAGGCAGCTCCCCAAGCATTGCTGATATGAGTGATGTCTTTCCTTCTCCGGTCCCACCAACAATTGCAACTAAGCTCCCAACTGGTATATCCAAATTGATATTTGACAATGTAGGCTTCTCAGCCTGGAAAAGGCAGAGTTTTGAGATATATATATCCCATACGGAAAAAAACACATTTTTGACATCATAAAGTACATTGAACCTAATCAAATTTCTATAAAAATGTTTATGCATAGCACCTTAAAtatcaatttgttaattagtattATAGTCCATTTACCCAAAGCATGAACCATTGCATACCTAGGATTTTGAAAGTTTTTAATGCTTTTGCTATCTCCAAGGAAATAGTTTGCTAGCCAAATTTCTTATCAAATGAGAAAAATTAGGGGTGCATTCAAATTCCCTGAGGCTGAAGCCACTTAACTTTCAAACATCTTGAGCACATGGCAACTAGTGTCGTGTTTCACTTTCTCCTTGGATGAATGATGTACATTGTATCTTTAAATGGTAGTCAACATTTGCATTAATCCGATatgtaataaaaattagaaGTGCAAATTAATAACAAAGCCTATTCCTCAAGAGAAGAAATAAACTTAATAACAGAACTATGCCTACGTAATTCATCAGAAAAAACAAATGCAAAAAGAGAAGCTTTAGAAGTTAACCTTTGAATCCCATGAAAAGCATCCATCCTTTATTGAGATGGCTGGAAGTCCTGGCTCAAGAGGTGGATTTGGTACTAGAATTCTCTCCTCAGCTAAAAATAGTTCCTCTAGGCGTTGCAAAGAAATATTTGCATTTACAACCtatcaatattttattaatagatgATTATGGACTGACAAACTATTTGAGTAACCTTGTGTTACAAGGAAAGCCCAAGACCACAAGGAACACAAATATTGTTTTAAGTACATGACAAGGCAAAAGATTCCTGTAAAAATATGTGTTCATGTATTGATTAGAATACAAGTATACAATAAAATTATGCATGCACTCttatacaaaaaaataattgtttgCCTCTTGCCATCTTCGGTATAAAATAAAGGATATAGAAAACTTTTAGAAAGTGAAAGAGTGTGTTGCTGTGAATCATAAAAACTTCTACTTATGATGTTTCTCAAAATATCTCAGATAGCTTgagttttaatttcttttagttTTGCATCTAGATACAATGCTCCAACAGAAGACAACTTggtttttctgttttgtttaaCAGCCAGTATGCTCATGTGAAGTTTTATTCTTAGTCCAAACACTTCAAGGAATTGATAATTTGATATAGGGTGCACTGTGTAAACAACGCATAAATAGTGAATCGGAGAAAATTGACAAACCTGACTTAGCAAGTTGGGAAGCATGTTAAGTGGAAATCGTAACACTTGAAATAAAGAAAGTGATGTGAATGCCCTTGCAGGTGTCAAATCTCCACCAAGCAAAGTGAATGTCCCAAATGAAACCAATGTCACAACAACTGGGATACTGTTCAGTATGAAACTGTTGAACTGCAACCAAAAGCAGCTAGTTAGTCAGTTGCTGTATGACAATTTGACATACATCAGTTAGCAGTATATACAACACATATGCAGGACACTTTAATCAATAATGCAAACAGATCCTTTAATTGATATACGATTCTGATAGATATTGTAAATTTGGTGAGCATCATTTTAATTTTGTACACCTAAATTTACTTATAAATATAAGAAACATGAGAGGAACTGGAAAATGATAGCCTAAATgtcattcttttcttttcttttcttttctttttttttattgagaaGGAGCAGTGTTTCATGATAGCTTTTAACTGTCTATGCAACTACTTATTTATTGTTAAGTTATGCAGCTGTCTATGCAATCAGCAAGTTAGCATTCTCTACAAAACATTTGAGTTAACAATATTAGGCATACATGCCTCCATAGCTAATCGTCTACTTCCATCCATCCTTCAGTTGCGATTTGGAAACAGACTTCACTTAATCACAGTAGCATTTTTTGACAACTGACTATAATTTTAACTAGCTAATGATAAAATCATACTGCTCTTGGCATCCTTCAAATGGATAACAGAAAGCAAATTCAGAGATTATGTTTTCCACCATACAGCAGATAGTAATTGCGCATTGCGGAACCATGACAGCTCATCATTGCGTATACTTTGAACTTTGGACTGGAAACTCTTCTCCCATGCATAACATCTGAAACAAATTTTAAGTAGTGTCAGAAAAATCATTGTTAATGTGTGAGTATGTAAAATTATGAGGAATTTAAGGGTGACACTATTCAAACTCATACATACTTCACAGTGTCCATGGCAGCCAAGATTTCATTCATGAGGCTGACTCTCTTGTCAGTTCTCTGCAGTCCTTCTTTAGTTAGTTTTCTCATTTTGCTTATCACGAATGTCTGTTATCACAAAATTTTAAGAAGAAATAAGAGAATTCATATAAGAAATACTTAAGGAAAGGTCAATTAAGAAAGAGATAATATGATCAAGTAGTTTGAGGCATCTCAAACTAGGCAGTTAACTAAAAAGCACTATTGAGGCATAATTGCTTTTCCAAGCATGCAACCAGGCAATTACTAGGTCAAAGAGGATCCATTTACAAAAGTATACATGTAAGCTACAGATTAGAAGTACCCTAAAAAATAAACTACTGTTTGTTGATTCATCAGTAAATTGTAATTATCTGATAgactattatttatttcttttcacCATGAAGACAATTTTTCCCATTTTCTATATGTAAATGGATGGATTCAAAAGCTACCGTCCTCATTGCGTAATAAGTGGCAAAGTAAAACATTTAATGTTGAGGCCAAAGTaccaaaatataattataataatgaaCTCTTTTTCTCCAAACTGACTCGTCGAAATCAACAGAGAAACTTGAATATTGAATGTGTATGTGTATAAATAAACAGaagaatattgaataattaacaaaaatattaCACAATAAGAAATTGAGACactataaatttatagtaaCAGAGAGCAGAACGCTTCTAACCTGTACGGGGACCATGAGAACAAGGATTAGTGATCCAAGAAGTGAAGCAACACCTAGTTGCTGGTAGAGGAGAACCATAGACAAGGTGATGCGAAATGGGGCCGACCATAAACCATGTAGTTGTTGGCATATTTGCTGAATGatgcaaaaggaaaaaaattatgatagcctcagaaaacaaaataaaaatggacAAACAAATGCAAAATTTTGTTTACTGGTTCATGACTTCTAGATGAGGATAAAATGACAAGTGAAGGAGTTGCACCtgattcttttaaaaatttactaacggaGACAACACTACTCTCCTCTAATATCCAACCACcagttatatattatatatagcgTGTGTGTATGTTTCccttaattttgattaattttatatgtcACATTTATAAGTGATGTTGGAATAGTGATATGATTAATTTTAGCTCAGTTGCTTTTTATATTTCACATTTACAAGTGATGTTAGAATATTGTCTGGCTGTCATGTCTCCTTTTGCTTATTTTGAATGCAATTTATTCTATTTGTTGCagaatttatgcaatttcagtgGCCGTTGAGAAAGCATACTTGAAGTGCATTGGCATCTGTAGTGATCATATTTGTTATTTTTCCAGATGGAAAGTTCTTGCGGCTTTCATGAGTTAGTCTCAAGGATTTACGAAATATGGCAGCCACCTGCAATTAAAAAGCAATCTGCTATGAAGAAGGCATCTCACACAAAAAACCTCATTCATTTATTACCCAAAACTAGAATCGAAATCAGACATCTGTCCAATTTCAGAAGTCAAATGACGCTGAATGAGATAGATCAAAAGCAGCTCCATATATGTCCAAAATTGCTAATGCAGAACAATGATCTTACCAAAGTTGATCTCAGCCGAAAACCAACACGCATAACATTCTGAAAGTATTGAGATTCACAGAGCACACCTATTGACTGGGCCAAGGAAAATTAACtagtcaattaaaatatttcacaaGCCATCCATACCAAGGGCAAAGAAAATATAAGTGAATGCAGGCATTTGAggaccaaaacagaaaaaatatACCATAGCATGATAAAATTTACTAAGCAAAAAGAAATGTATGAGAATAAGAGGAGGAGGGTCACCATATAAAAGAACAGTATAAAACAAGATTTGGCTCAGGAACTTAGAGAATTGCTTAATATTACTTTTACAAACTAAATCCATGCCGTCGTCCTTTTACCATTTAAATCTTCACATGTGCATATTTCTTCATGTCCCTAGAAGAATTTTTTGAAGAACCTTGAATTTAAAACTAAGTTTGTTTCAAATCATATACTCTTTTCAGGTGAAAATAACCAAATTTGCTATTGCAAATATTATTATACCTCTTGTGAGTACCAAAAGTCTATCATATACCCTTTCTAGTGAGATTAATCAAAATAGAAACCTCTATTTGTGCCTAATAGATACAGTCCAAAAGAACATATAACCAAATATATGCAATATTTTGAAGattgaaagaagaaaagaaccgTGTGTTTGAATCCTTGTTTATTATCAAAGCAAGACACATTCAGTATGCTAggggaaaggaaaaaaaaacaatatgaAATCTGAAATTCCAGATAAGAAAACATGAAATATGATCCTTACCACTCCAAGTAAAATTGAGAAAGCATAAACATAGCCAATCCAGGCTGGATCACCTCTTTGCATTGACTGCAATATGTAACAAAAGAATTATGTCTTTCAGTGAGTACATGGAATAAAATCTGAGTGGTGTTTCATATCAAATCAAACTTGGAAAAAAGGAAATGCAATAAAAATGAGGCACATCATTCAATTAGTGAGGCTTTGCCGAGAGGAACAAACCTTTAAGAGATGGTTCAGCAAAACAGGTCCCACAAACTGAGAAAGATCATTTCCAATCTACAAGAAGTTCAAAAGTAGAACTTAAACTCTGTGAATAATACCATTGGCACAAAGCTTACTCAACTAGTTACAATGACCAGTTAATGGAACTTGTGGGGGCAGAAAAAAGAGATGCATCTAAGACCATCCTGCTTCTAAATCGCGCCCTTAAACAAGTTAAACAAAACCAACGTCTATGGACAAATTAAGCAGGATCAGACTATTACCTTAAAAACCCCTCCCAACCAAAACCTGCAGAAAACATATGCatgaaaacaaagaaaaagacaTCAGTACAGGCCATATCTCTAGCCATTCTTTTGTATTACTTGACATTTTACTAGaattagaaaagaaatgaaacAACATGAGAGAACAATTACCTTTTTCCAAGACTATTGTTCAATGCTCTTAAAAGCCTTGGCTTTGGCTTTTGAGATTCTTCAACCCAACATTTTTGGAAACTGTGAAAGTTAAAATAGTTAGAGAACTCCCACAACAGTGACACAGGTTTGACCAGAAGGATACTCAAGAGAAGAAATATGGGGCAAACTTTTTAATCAATGTCTCAGTCTGATCCCATGTGTCCAACTTCCAAACATCATTTTCAGTGATAGGTTTTCTGTAGCCTTGCTGCATGAGTGGAGTCATCCATCCAAAATATATTCCTACCAAAGGGTGATAAACCAATATAATCAGTAAGCAGTTTAGAAATTTGCAACTTATTTACTTAGTTATCCTTAGTACCATGAGTTAGATCTCTAGCTGGTGCACAGCTTTTCTATTGTCTAAAACAATAAATTGAGAAGTCAAGAACTCTTGTCATTGG
This Manihot esculenta cultivar AM560-2 chromosome 6, M.esculenta_v8, whole genome shotgun sequence DNA region includes the following protein-coding sequences:
- the LOC110617307 gene encoding ABC transporter C family member 12; the protein is MALEPLAWYCRPARNGVWAKEADSAFGAYTPCAIDSLVICISHLVLLGLCFYRIWLIKKNSKAEKYCLRTNYYNYMLALLAGLCTAEPLFRLVMGISIFNLDGQISLAPFEIVSLFIEAFAWFSMLLMVGLETKIYIRQFRWYVRFGVIYLLVGEAAMLNIIFSMSDYYSRFVLYTHISAVFCQVLFGLLLLVYIPNLDPYPGYTILQPDCPENGEYEVLPGAEQTCPERHVNLLSRIYFGWMTPLMQQGYRKPITENDVWKLDTWDQTETLIKNFQKCWVEESQKPKPRLLRALNNSLGKRFWLGGVFKIGNDLSQFVGPVLLNHLLKSMQRGDPAWIGYVYAFSILLGVSIGVLCESQYFQNVMRVGFRLRSTLVAAIFRKSLRLTHESRKNFPSGKITNMITTDANALQQICQQLHGLWSAPFRITLSMVLLYQQLGVASLLGSLILVLMVPVQTFVISKMRKLTKEGLQRTDKRVSLMNEILAAMDTVKCYAWEKSFQSKVQSIRNDELSWFRNAQLLSAFNSFILNSIPVVVTLVSFGTFTLLGGDLTPARAFTSLSLFQVLRFPLNMLPNLLSQVVNANISLQRLEELFLAEERILVPNPPLEPGLPAISIKDGCFSWDSKAEKPTLSNINLDIPVGSLVAIVGGTGEGKTSLISAMLGELPSLANTSVIVRGTVAYVPQVSWIFNATVRDNILFGSEFQPTRYWQAIDVTALHHDLDLLPGRDLTEIGERGVNISGGQKQRVSMARAVYSNSDVYIFDDPLSALDAHVGRKVFNSCIKEALRGKTRVLVTNQLHFLPQVDRIILVSEGTIKEEGTFEELSKSGKLFQKLMENAGKMEEMEQAAEGKEDSTRLDLKNSQPATDELNEFSQNGGYTKKGKGRKSVLVKQEERETGVVSWKVLMRYNNSLGGTWVVMILFVFYLSTEVLRVSSSSWLSFWTDQSTTEGYRPGFYIFVYALLSLGQVTVTLLNSFWLISSSLRAAKRLHDSMLDSILRAPMLFFHTNPTGRIINRFAKDLGEIDRNVAGFANMFLNQVWQLLSTFVLIGIVSTISLWAIMPLLILFYAAYLYYQTTSREVKRLDSITRSPVYAQFGEALNGLSSIRAYKAYDRMANISGKSMDNNIRFTLVNISSNRWLTIRLESLGGIMIWLTATFAVLQNSRTDNQVAFASTMGLLLSYTLNITNLLSGVLRQASRAENSFNSVERVGTYIDLPSEAPTIIESNRPPSAWPASGSIKFRDIVLRYRPELPPVLHGLSFAVSPSEKLGIVGRTGAGKSSMFNALFRIVELERGEIIIDGCDVSKFGLTDLRKALSIIPQSPVLFSGTVRFNLDPFSEHNDADLWEALERAHLKEVIRKNPFGLDAEVAEGGENFSVGQRQLLSLARALLRRSKILVLDEATAAVDVRTDALIQKTIREEFKSCTMLVIAHRLNTIIDCDRILVLDAGQVLEHATPEELLQNEGSAFSRMVQSTGPANAQYLRSLVFEAKEKLNGEVINRLNHQRRWVASSRWAAAAQFALAVSLSQNDLQSLVSAEENNILNKTKDAVITLQQVLEGKHNEEIDDTLQQYQVPRERWWLSLHRIIEGLSIMSRLAYNRLQELEFDHENESLDWDNIGS